In Sparus aurata chromosome 24, fSpaAur1.1, whole genome shotgun sequence, the genomic stretch cctggctgataaagggcTGATAAAGGGTTTGTTGTCATATCGCTTCAtaacatgtttaatgtttaattcagaTTGCGGTAACTTTTACAGTTTTGTACAGTTTGATATAGTGTTTAAGCTAGCAGGAACACTAATTAGCATTAGCTCAGCTATCCTGTCGGTACAGAGGAACGGAGATGAGGCTggtcatttcattcatttcatttgtatgtttgttaaTGTAAAGAAACGCTTTTTGTGTGGTTTGTATTGGCTGTAATATGTTAAAGGTTCATATTTGATACAAATGTCCTGgataaaagttttattttaagtcaaaaacaATACATTCAGCTCTCTAATAGAGGTTGTCATTTAagttaaaacagattaaaatattatttttctgtgaatgtaacAGTGATTGAAGAAGCTAAAAGAAGAATGcatgattatattttgtgtgaatttatgATACAATAAGGTCATGAAGGAAGATAATTACATCTAtttttttacaccttttttCGTAGCTCTTACGGTGTGTTCCAAGGTGTGTTCAAGTGTACAAGGCTCCTGCAATAAATACTTTGGACCATCAGTTAGAGAGTCTGACCGTTAATCAGCTTGGGatgctacaacacacacacacactcacaaatttCTACACATTTGCCGTTACCGCATCTAACGTTTTGTGtgacatgaaaatgttttaaaatccgCACATGTAATCAGATCATTTGGAAGTGTGTTCCATTgatttgtggcaacaaaagaaaaagatgatttaCCAAATGTCAGATCAtattgacaattttagcaaatataatcaaaaaatagttacagactacagctttaaggCTAATGAGACTGTAGATGAGTGAGGTGCGGCACCTGACAGGCAAGGCCCCACAGCACTGGTCGGCCGATGAAGACAGCCTTTGCTCCCAGAGCTAAGGCCTTCAGGATGTCTGTCCCTCGCCTTATTCCTCCATCCATGTAGACGTCACAGCGACCCTGTACTGCCTTTACTATCTCTTCCAAGACATCaagctacacacacaaacacaaagtcttacactttaaatttacattgtcacataaaatacatttaaaatgtgtctgatgATAATCTATGTTTATCTTATCATCCACAAATCCCACATTCCAAATCACATCCCAAAATGAGTGAAGTTCTCAGGAAAACAGAAGTGTTTCTTGTAACTGGCAATTGAggcatttaaattattttgtgaCCTCTTATGGCTTCAAGGCTAGAGCACAGCACAAACTTTTACCAGTATGATGTATTAACAGGAAACTATCGATATGGACTAGAGCTAGGTAAAACTGATTGTACCAGCAATTTTTTTGCTATTCAtctcagacaaaaacatttacTGTGCCGGGACTTAAACATGTTAGAGACACACAAtctaattaaagctgcactgaGCGGGACCTCGTACCTTAGTGCACATTGGGGTGTACAGCAGTTGTGACTTTCAATGGAAAGTTTCCAACCCGAATATTTCCTTAATTTTGCAACCCTGACCAGAACTTATTGATGGGTACAAATTCTTTAAGTTCTTTGTATGCATTTTCAAGTATAGTTACAAGTTTCAATAGAAAGTCTATGGTAACCAAGTCTTTATTTATGTGGGGTGTGTCTCTTTATAAGATGTTTTATTTGCATTGAAACTTTGGGCTGATGAAAatctttttcctttcctctctttctttataGCATTCCTTTTTTTGGTGATTGGGTTTCAGTTTCTGTTTATTAATCATCTTAGCTTTGTGTTTATCTGATTCTACAAAGTGACTCCAAAAATTGCTTTAGTCCTTtaaattgtaattgtaattaaaattttctttgtcactctctctctttctttctctctcctttcccaGGTTCTCAATAAGCGTGGTTGGCCCTGCTGATGTGGTCCTGCTTGACTCTactatcatcatcataatcactGTTTTCAGGGGCCCATGCATGAGGGGCCTGGGGTTCTAAGCAACGCAGCCCCCACCAGTAGTTCAGGAGACCCTACTATTCACTTAAggacttttattaaaaaatgttcttccaCATATAAAACTCATACTGCTGCCTAAACCATTTAATGTATGTAAGTAAAACTTGAAAGGGCTGGTGTATAACCATGCACATACCTCATACCTATACATGTCTAGTAGCAGTCGGCGCTATGATCAACTTAAGTACTTTTGGCCAGTAAAAAAGCTGCAGAGGGGTGCCAAAAATGAGAGAAGTTGATATCTTTTCATTTGCTGCTTGGATTTGTATGACATTCAGTGTGCAGGATGCAGGGTTGCACCTCAATAGACAGCTTAAATATGCTTATCATTTAAAGTGGGAGTGGCttataacaaaatataaatttaatgaaaaatccCATTTAAATcttcaaaaaataattttaaaaaatcacacaaacatactAAAGACCTGGCATTTTTTCAGCACATCCAGTGAATTGTGAAAAAACTGAATGGTCAATTCAGAGGTGTGTCactctatttttttcattttgctgtcACTTGCACTatatgcacacatttttttatttcatttaattattaatATACTTTCACCAAAGATCTAATCCATTGTTTTATTTCCTGGACTTTGTTTtgttggaaaacacacacataccgtTGCAGGAACTCCATCCAGTTGTCGAGCTCCGTGGTTGGATACCATGATGCCATCAACACCATAGTTCACAGCCTGGACAGCATCCTCACCTGACcccgcacgcacgcacacacacacacacacacacacacacacacacgcacacacgccaCATAATATCACAGTTAAAAGATTTCTAAAAAATGAAcgatttttaaaacaagttgttGATTGATTGGGATATTGTGTCTAATATTTTAGTCCAATTTAAATCTGAATGactttatgctgttttttctaAATGGGATCTATTATTTTGATGACCATTTTGCCCTGTGTCATTCCCACTGATTTGGGTTCTAGATTGGGACAATGTGAGTAGAGGGTAAGGCCCCATACAGTACAGGCCCATTTTCAAATATGTGTGAATAATTGGCCATGAAGCTTTTCTTAAAATATGACAAAACTGGGCACTGACCTCCATTACTTACTGTGATTTTACTGTAAAAAACATAACAGATCTGGTTTGGTCTGTAAAAACTAAATGTATATACAATTGGAAAAATTGAAGATTTTACTTTTGTGGAATCATATAAAAcaccattgtgtgtgtgtgtgtgtgtgtgtgtgtgtgtgtgtatccgcATGTGTACCATTCAGTACTCCTTTCACAATTACAGGTAGACGCGTGTGTTTTTTCAACCAGGTGATGTCGTCCCAACATAGAGTGGGGTCGATGGCTTTGGCTACATAAACAGCCAAACCACTGTCATTGCCATAGCTCCCCTCAGAGAAAGCCAGGGAGGCTGTTGAGAAGTTAGACATGCTGGGGagacgcaacacacacacacacagacacacacacacacacacacatacacagtgagGAGTTAGGATGGGCGCTTACCATGCATTCTATAATCTCCATTGTGGAATTTGGAAAGTGATGCTcttgctcatttttttttggttcctaCCTTAGATGTTGGGGCAGTTTGAAGTGGTTGCGCATGTCGTCCCGTCTCTTTCCCAGGTATGGTGTATCCACAGTAACAAAGATAGCCTTATAGCCCACCTCCTCTGCCCGGCGGACCAATGATAGTGTGAGCTCTCTGTCTTTATAGATGTAAAGCTGCAGCCACAGGGTACCCCCAGCGCCCACCGAGGCAGTCATTGCTGACATCACCTCCTCTATAGTGGAGGTGGCCCAGGAGCTCAGCATCATCCCTGTTCCCACTGCCTGGCATGCTGGATTGACATATAATATTAGTGGTGTTAAGGGTGTTTTCCAGAGAAGTTTGAAAGCGGGCTCATTATGAATTACCTAGCGCCATTTCAAATCATAAACGCCTTCAGTGATTTATAAAACTATGAAAACCTATTTTGCACCACACAtatgaaagaagacaacattGTACTGATGTAAACATGACAATAACTAATAAACACcatttttttgttgcctttggGCAAAGTCCATGTCCCcagaagtatttttttggccctctcatggctttattgacaggacagcttTTGGAGATGGCAGGGCATGAGTTGAGGGAGAGGGGGaaatgacatgcagcaaataGCCACAGGTCAGACTTGAGCCTTAGGCTGCTGCAGCCAGGACATGGGTCGcacactctaccaactgagctactggggTGCCCAAAGTTATCcaattttgtgagtttttgAGTTAAACACACAGATCTTTGTTTCCTGTGTCAAGGCACCtctgaaggtgtgctgtggtatctggcaccaGGATGTTAGCAACAGATCCTGTAAGTACTGTAAGTTGCGAGATGGGGCCTCCGTGGATTGGACTTGTTTGTCCtgcacatcccacagatgctcgattggattgagatctggggaatttggaggccaagtcaacacctcaaactcGTTGTGCTTCTAAAACCATTCCTAaaccatttttgctttgtggcacagcgcattatcctgctgaaagaggccacagccatcagggaaTACCATTTCCATGAAAGGGTGTCCATGGTCTGCAACAACACTTAGGTAGGTGGTACATGTTAAAGGAacatccacatggatggcaggacccaaggtttcccagcaaaACATTtcccaaagcatcacactgcctccGCTGACTTCCCTTCTTCCCATAGTGCATCCATGTGTTGCCCAGGTAAGCCTTGCACACACAACCAGCCATCCAcatgatgtaaaagaaaacaaaattcaTCAGACCAGGCCACCTTCTTCCACACTTCCACTTCGGCTATGCAGCCCCATACACAACAAACTGTGAGGCACTGTGTATTTGGACGCCTTTCTGTCAGAACCAGCATTAACTTCTTCAGCAATTTGAGCAACAATAGCTCGTCTGTTGGATCAGACCACACGGGCCAGCCTTGCCTATTTTTCCTGCTTGtaacacatcaacacaacatgttcacttgctgcctaatatatcccacccactaacaggtgccatgatgaagagataatgTAGAAATGTAATTCACTTCATCTGTaagtggtcataatgttatgcctgatcggtgtatCTGCgtacacaaatgttcaaattgAGGTTGTCTCAAAATGCTACATCACTGAAAGCACCAGACATATTCACTGAGGCTATcaccaaaaacaataacaatgcaTGTGTCATGTTTCCTACTGTTGACAGGCTAACAATACCTCCTATGCCAGTAGCCTCTGAACATCTATCAACCAGGgactgtaatgaatttgcatcctTCTTCACCGCaaaaaatctaaaacatttGACAAGTGGTCAGTGCCACTTACTAGGTACAGGAGGTGTGTCCATGTGTCTACTTAAAACCAACTCTAATAccatgacacaatttgatccaatcaatGACAAAATCCTCCAAGAGATAATACAGCATTTGAAATCTTCTTCCTGCTGCCttgatattttaccagcagggttcttcaaaaaagtttcagactgatTGACTTCAGATCTGCTACAGATTGTCAACATGTCTCTTCTCTTAGGTGTCTTCCCCAAGCCATGaagactgcagtcattaaaccactcctgaagaagaacaATCTACACACATCATTAATGAATAATTCTAGGCCCATATCAaaccttgtgtctgaattgtgctatacaaataaacttgcctcaAAAGTAACATTGTTGAGAGCTGCTTCTTGTCTCTTCATAATTTACTACGAAGTTtaataatgacaaaaacatgTTCAGTTGGTTCATAAATCAAATTAGTTTAAGCTTGTACACTGGCTGGCAGAATTGGAAACCAACCGAACGCTGACATCGATAGTCAAACATGGGTAAACATTTGAATTTTTGAGGGTGAGGAACTTTTATCACCTTCACTTTCAACAATCCTTAAAGAAACCCTTTCTTCAAAAAACAGTTCTTCAGAAGCAAATGGTTCTGAGTAGAACCTCAGTCATTGAAAAGTTCCCTcggatgaataaagtatctatctatcttgaGGGAAAAACCCCTTTGGAACTAATTTATTAGAATATACTGTATACTCAAAACACATACATCACTGTGACAAAACGGACACAATGTTACatacacaacaaaataaataacctTAATGCAGAACATTTGCAGAATTTACTAGAATGTGCGCATATTCacaacaatgtgaacatcttgtccagagaagacagatggttataaagaggagtaaaagaatccatctatagctgtttttagacagggcaggtCCACCggtttgccgcctcggagggtacacttatttccgcctcgcctgctatctaaatccaaggcgtcaatgtgccggcccctgcataagatgggcggaggtgtcgatgacctgcactagccctttttagatagaaaaggcggcacatttgctccaaggtgagggcagcaatgtgccgccctgtctttctaaaacgaaggcgtaatattcctccttttccaaaagccgccactggggtaggcgtaaacatgtgacatgacgcACGAAGTttggctgtgaacggtgacaacgaatttgtcttcaaaataagagctttacattgcaccccattggggTTTAGAACTTGGTTCTTTGCGGGggcttcaaataaaaaagcagttacctAGCagtttcccaaaaacaaagatgggagagtgtcaacatgacttttgtaacagagtcttagtcaatgcagaaaaaatcaaaagaagctggctgatgtactcaaacagaaatgatagtttgcactgcttctgctgctaaatgttttctccaaaagaatacagacttaataaggaaggactaaaggactggaaaaatgcaagccacttgctgaaggctcatgaggatagccaggagcacaatacccacatgggaacatggaaggagttggaggtcgttttgcaaagctgctgacaatagataagtgagagatggcactctgaggctgagagattatatgtttgcacaatgccttatttatattgtatttttatcacttgtttctttcttcagtttttatttggtgagATATATTtgactcaaaataaatacaatcttgaatacatgcagtttctgtgtgagtgtatgaaaattgattgtgaaattgactgcgatgcaagggggCACCGGCTAAGATCTCGCCAAGGGCACCATattactcagggccggcactgactcccacacagagtttaaaagccttgcaactcccctccagttagttaaaactgaagaatcctcttggatgagaggtgaaacgtcttcaagaaactgaaacatgtctaGTTGCCTACAGTACAGCAATAAGATTATTAGGTTTTATTACAGTTTCACATGTTCTTACATATtcaggaaattattacattattggatGTTACAGATACtctgaaatagaaaatgtgaTCAATTCTAAATCATTCTATGGTCCCAAATTGCATTCTATATCAGTTCACAcactgtatgcatgtgtgtctttttaccCCTTGCTGTAGCTGTCTCTCCTTCAGAATGAGCCATCCTTTGCATTGCTGTGGCTGCAACACAGAGAGGCATGCTGAGCTTCCGGCCCAGCACAGAGACTGACAAATCCACTGTGGACACATTCCTCAACACCCGGGGGACGAGATAccacctgcaacacacacatacacacaaagacaaatggaAAAACATTACAAAGTTTTAGATTAATTTCTGTGACATACAGTCATTGTAAGGTAACGCAACATGCTGTAATTCTTCTTGTTGTAACAGTCTcttatttatttcattcattcatgttgtaTATGAggtttgtgtatctgttgagtATGACAATATAGAAACACTGAGTCTGTCTAAAAGCTTGGGCCGAAGTGTCAGAGTCAGTAAAGAAGTAAAGTCACTGGTGTGTCCCCTCAGTACTATGACATGGATAACATCAAGACACGGCCTGACTATCGGTCAGATTGCCCATTCACAAAATCAGCTCTTTATAATCTTAAAAACATCTCCAGGCCCTCCCTCTCCGAACCCTTGGCGACAGAGCCTTCTTtgtgacagcccccactctctggaacactctcccagctgaaaaccgcaaacagacttctctggagaccttcaaaaaagactttaaaaacCCATAAGGCCTATTTAAAGTGacactctcgccaaaatgcaaccaaggctttatttgtgattgaatatgagtcaaaccttcgggtaaatgcataattatgaccAAAGAGGCACTTAccgatttaccgtagtttcggtttcgggtacgttaattttgaactggagtgctaggggcagggATACGATGGcgtcaaaatcgctatttttagaacactaagaaggctcgacgcaacatgaaactttgctcgtagcatcaccagggtctctatacatgaacacgagcattgagaacattgtttgtgtacacagagcttatgaaaaagaaggtttttaaactactcacgttagctgctgcatctccggcgcgcAGCCGTCATGACAGGCAAAAAGTGCctcctctttcgtcataattatgcgtttgactcatattcaatcacaaataaagccttggttgcattttggtgagagtttcactttaagctcTAGGTCCGGCCCCAAcaatgattttgtatttttgtttattcatctattctttgttttgtttgctccaCTCTGTtaagcattattattattaatattaatattattattattattattgttgttgtttttcaaatgattattttttgtttttctttgtttttctttgtcccaaatgatcacatttttcactgcctgaacataccccaaaactcaccaaacttgaaatataagtcacaccttgCGAAAAATGTTACAGTCTATTGTCGttctgaatttccaccactaggtggcactgttattaaggaaagtgtGTTTTCGCtcataactcccatatactttgttgcatattcaaaaaccttatatccacgcgtcagtgaattgtgctgaatcttgtGGTATAGGCCAcacccatttccgcctaccgtacCGCGAATATCGCAAATTCGTGAAATGTTGAAAACCTaatttttcgaactcctcccaggcgatttcactgatttgcacgaaacttgttacacagcatctgtggaccctgacaaaaagttattaaaagaattttgataggctAAACAAtactaaagttattaaataacaacttcctgcagatttgattcaaaacaggaagtgttgcatatctccacattggtgtggtcgaatgacatgaaactcaggtctctacttccccatgagcccttgaggccctgtgcaaaatgttaggcgatgaccacaaggtggcactcTTTAagttgaagtattttatatctccacaacaaTTCATCGGATTAACACGAAACTTAGTACAATTATTCTCAGTGCACTCCTGAGGACAGCTGACGAAGActttaccgatccgccactaggtggtgctCTGGTGGCCATCTGATataatatttggcactgtgcccacaccataacacttatggaaatgatattcatagaggtgctatagaatggcccctgtgaattacacaccaaaaatgaccagcacgtggcgctattttcaatgcaaaagcatTTTTAgcccataactcccacataatatGTTGCACACTGTTAAAGCTTATATCAACATGTTCCTttaattcagctgaattgtgtgGTGTAGGAGGCCACGACCACTTTCGCGGTAACTTTCACAAatatcgcgacaaatgaaaaacctactttttaaAACTCCTCCTAGacaatttgaccaatttgcaccaaactttgcatctgtggaccctcctgacaaaagttatcaaaagaattttgatagtccataaaacgcccaaaatattaaacaacaaattcctgcatattgtgttgaaaacagacaatcttgcatatcttttcaaagtactgtctgattatcacataaatgttcataattgtgcagtatggcctgatgaggctttgtgtaaaatttggtgcaaatcggccaataggtTGGGCTCTGGTCGCAATCTAATTAgtgtgaatggaaagtaaatgggaaaatcttcaaatcctcttcaaaactcattgactttcaacctcttcttgtgcTTAATACTTTGAGCTACAGACATCATTCCACcatttaaagagtcagaagacattgaactattgggcatgtattcagctttttaaaatcttttacggtttcagttttaaggatttttaagccatcttctgattttataatgcgTGTCTATTGcatgagctagagtgcgtgacatcaccgctagagtggagagcagctagaagaactggagaaaaaaatctcttcagcttgatttggatcccacgtctTTTACTTATAAATAATGCttgtgccttgtttgctactgtcgacaggctaacaaaccctcctgtgctagtagcagctgaacatctgtctaccagggcctgtaatgaatttgcatcattcttcactgccaaaattcagaacattagataagcggtcagtgccactctaccaggtactgttggtgtgttgtcgttttgaaaaaaaattatagttataataccctgacacaatttgatccaattaatgacaaaaaccttcaagacattatacagcatttgaagtcttcctcctgcagcctggaagaaccctgctggtaaaattaccagcagggttcttcaaaaaagtttcagactgcatgattccagacctgctacagattgtcaacacgtctcttctctcaggtgtcttcccccaagccattaagacagcagtcattaaaccactcctgaagaagagaactctagacacatcagtaatgaataactataggcccatttcaaacctcccaattttaagtaaaataattgaaaaagctgtctttcaacagctgaacaattacttaataataaatggctgttttgatgttttccaatcaggatttcgaccacatcatagcactgagacggccctcatTAAGGTCTTCAACgtcattcattcaaacacagacagcggaaaaatctcagtcttagtattactggatctcagtgctgcgtttgacacagtcgaccataatatactactggaccgactggaaaactgggttggactctctggtacaacactaaagtggtttaaatcttatctaaatgagagagattactttgtgtctattggtggctacacatctgaacggatgaaaatgacaagctgagtaccccagggctccattctggggcctctactattcaacatttacatgctccctctagctcaaataatggaaaacaatgaaatttgctaccatagttatgcagatgacacacaaatgtacataaccatatcaccaggggactataatcccatacataccctgagtagatgcattgaacaaatcagtgattggatgtgtcagaattttcttcagttaaacaaagataagactgaaataattgtttttggatccaaggaagaacgacttaaagtctctgctcagcttcagtctgtaatgttgaaaactacagaccaagtcagaaaccttggtgtgactatggactccgacatgaatttcagcagccatattaagacagttacaaagtcagcctactatcaccttaagaatatatccaggataagagggcttatgtctcggcaggatttggagaaacttgttcacgcatttatcttcagcagactcgactactgtaatggtgtccttacaggactccctaaaaactccatcagacagttgcagctgattcagaacgctgctgctcgagtcctaacaagaaccaaaaaagtagatcacatcactccagttcttagatctttacactggcttcctgtcttttaaagaatagatttcaaagtcctgttgttggtttataaagcattgaatggtttcgggccaaaatacatttctgatctgctgccgcgctatgaaccatccagacctctgagatcgtcaggtaccggtctgctttcagtccccagactCAGAAGTatacatggagaagcagctttcagttactatgcgccacatatttggaacaaactccctgaaaa encodes the following:
- the hao1 gene encoding 2-Hydroxyacid oxidase 1 — encoded protein: MSRQRVCVSDFEDEARKVLPKAVYDYYRSGADEQNTLADNVAAFNRWYLVPRVLRNVSTVDLSVSVLGRKLSMPLCVAATAMQRMAHSEGETATARACQAVGTGMMLSSWATSTIEEVMSAMTASVGAGGTLWLQLYIYKDRELTLSLVRRAEEVGYKAIFVTVDTPYLGKRRDDMRNHFKLPQHLSMSNFSTASLAFSEGSYGNDSGLAVYVAKAIDPTLCWDDITWLKKHTRLPVIVKGVLNGEDAVQAVNYGVDGIMVSNHGARQLDGVPATLDVLEEIVKAVQGRCDVYMDGGIRRGTDILKALALGAKAVFIGRPVLWGLACQGEQGVTELLDLLKEELRLAMALSGCRSVSEVSRSLVRRLEFTSRM